The Pseudomonas sp. G2-4 genome window below encodes:
- a CDS encoding metallothionein — protein sequence MSELKCGCPDCQCEVDPQRMFNHDGEAYCSQACAEQHPNGEPCPSPDCHCESTGKASVNPL from the coding sequence ATGAGCGAATTGAAGTGTGGTTGCCCCGATTGCCAATGTGAGGTGGATCCGCAGCGGATGTTCAACCACGACGGCGAGGCTTATTGCAGCCAGGCCTGCGCCGAACAGCATCCCAACGGTGAGCCTTGTCCATCGCCGGACTGTCACTGCGAAAGCACTGGCAAGGCAAGCGTGAACCCCCTCTGA
- a CDS encoding DUF892 family protein, producing the protein MATPKENLLDWLNDAHAMEQQAEKMLKAQAERLEHYPVLKARIEEHLQETLGQQKLVEQCITRLGGSTSTLKDLAGKLMAFGQAVGGMTMSDEVVKGAMSGYVFENLEIASYTVLIEAAKVAGDVETQRACEQILPQEIAMADWLRDHLPEITQAFLERSANPHTEAKR; encoded by the coding sequence ATGGCAACGCCTAAAGAGAACCTGCTGGACTGGCTCAACGATGCCCACGCCATGGAACAGCAGGCGGAAAAAATGCTCAAGGCCCAGGCCGAACGCCTAGAACATTATCCGGTGCTCAAGGCCCGGATCGAGGAGCATCTGCAGGAAACCCTCGGGCAGCAGAAGTTGGTGGAGCAGTGCATTACGCGCCTGGGTGGCAGTACGTCGACGCTCAAGGACCTGGCCGGCAAACTCATGGCTTTCGGCCAGGCGGTGGGTGGCATGACGATGAGCGACGAAGTGGTCAAAGGCGCCATGAGTGGCTACGTGTTCGAAAACCTCGAAATCGCTTCCTACACCGTGCTGATCGAGGCCGCGAAAGTGGCCGGTGATGTAGAGACACAACGGGCCTGCGAACAGATCCTGCCGCAGGAAATCGCCATGGCCGACTGGCTGCGCGATCACCTGCCGGAGATCACCCAGGCATTCCTGGAGCGTTCGGCCAATCCCCACACCGAAGCCAAGCGCTGA
- a CDS encoding NAD-dependent protein deacetylase → MPDDLHLEPLDRLLEHMAGRRFLVLTGAGISTPSGIPDYRDSDGVRRGRQPMMYQEFLAQAEARRRYWARAMLGWPRVRQARPNAAHEALAALQAEQRIIGLITQNVDTLHDQAGSQDVIELHGSLHRVLCLDCGQRSEREQIQLLMEAQNPYLAGVDAVQAPDGDTLLDPAFEARFQVPPCPHCGGERLKPDVVFFGENVATATATRATEAVREADGLLVVGSSLMAYSAFRLCRATKDQGKPLLAINRGKTRADELLDLKLEAPCEQLLPLLTQRSFQ, encoded by the coding sequence ATGCCCGACGACCTTCACCTCGAACCACTCGACCGGTTACTGGAGCACATGGCCGGACGCCGCTTCCTCGTGCTCACCGGTGCCGGCATCAGTACGCCCTCGGGCATCCCCGATTATCGGGACAGCGACGGAGTACGACGGGGGCGACAGCCAATGATGTACCAGGAATTCCTCGCCCAGGCCGAGGCCCGGCGGCGCTATTGGGCGCGGGCGATGCTTGGCTGGCCACGTGTGAGGCAGGCTCGGCCGAACGCTGCCCATGAGGCCTTGGCCGCGTTGCAGGCCGAACAACGCATCATCGGATTGATCACCCAGAATGTCGACACGCTGCATGACCAGGCCGGCAGCCAGGACGTCATCGAACTCCACGGCAGCCTGCACCGCGTGTTGTGCCTGGATTGCGGCCAGCGCAGCGAACGGGAGCAGATCCAGTTATTGATGGAAGCACAAAATCCTTACCTGGCCGGTGTCGACGCCGTGCAAGCGCCCGACGGCGACACCCTGCTGGACCCGGCGTTCGAGGCGCGCTTCCAAGTGCCCCCCTGCCCCCATTGCGGTGGCGAGCGCTTGAAGCCCGACGTGGTGTTCTTTGGCGAAAACGTCGCCACCGCCACCGCGACCCGCGCTACTGAAGCCGTCCGGGAAGCGGACGGCCTGCTGGTGGTGGGATCGTCGCTGATGGCTTATTCAGCCTTTCGGCTGTGCCGGGCGACCAAGGACCAAGGCAAGCCGTTACTGGCGATCAACCGGGGCAAGACCCGGGCCGATGAGCTACTGGATTTGAAACTGGAAGCGCCATGCGAACAGCTGTTGCCGCTGCTGACACAGCGCTCATTCCAGTAA
- a CDS encoding LysR family transcriptional regulator: MTLKQIRAFLAVAQSLSFAVACERLHLSQSALSLTIKALEEGLGGRLFSRNTRNVALTPEGESLLPLARRLVADWDNAEDEMRQRFTLQRGRVTLAAMPSFAGNLLPPILKTFRARYPNVNVTVNDVINEQVLEMVRDRHVELGVAFEPMQSSSLAFTPLYLDRFVAVVPLDSPLAQLSEINWQALLEQPFITLQRPSTVRVMLEEHLRARGMKLPVEFESHQLATVGRMVASGLGVSAVPALCVGQMHELGARCITLSDPVIERAIGVLTKPGHELSAAAQALFDTLKEQDLRRN; this comes from the coding sequence ATGACCCTCAAGCAAATCCGCGCCTTCCTCGCCGTGGCCCAGAGCCTGAGCTTCGCCGTGGCGTGCGAGCGTCTGCACCTGTCCCAGTCGGCCCTGAGCCTGACGATCAAGGCCCTGGAAGAAGGCCTGGGCGGACGCCTGTTCAGCCGCAATACCCGTAACGTAGCGCTGACGCCCGAGGGTGAATCCTTGCTGCCATTGGCTCGACGGCTGGTTGCCGACTGGGACAACGCCGAGGATGAAATGCGCCAACGCTTCACCTTGCAGCGCGGTCGCGTGACGTTGGCCGCGATGCCTTCGTTTGCCGGCAACCTGCTGCCGCCGATCCTCAAGACCTTCCGCGCCCGCTATCCGAATGTCAACGTCACGGTCAACGATGTGATCAACGAGCAGGTGCTGGAGATGGTGCGTGATCGGCATGTCGAGCTGGGCGTGGCGTTCGAGCCGATGCAGAGTTCGTCCCTGGCCTTCACCCCGTTGTATCTGGACCGTTTTGTCGCGGTGGTGCCGCTGGATTCACCGTTGGCTCAACTCAGTGAAATCAACTGGCAGGCTTTGCTGGAGCAGCCGTTCATTACCTTGCAGCGGCCGTCCACCGTCCGAGTGATGCTGGAGGAGCATCTGCGGGCCCGGGGGATGAAACTGCCCGTTGAGTTCGAGAGCCATCAACTGGCGACGGTCGGACGGATGGTCGCCAGTGGACTGGGAGTGAGTGCGGTGCCAGCGCTGTGCGTCGGCCAGATGCATGAGCTGGGAGCCCGCTGCATCACCTTGAGCGATCCGGTGATCGAACGGGCTATCGGTGTGCTGACCAAGCCGGGACATGAACTGTCGGCGGCGGCGCAGGCGTTGTTCGATACGCTCAAGGAGCAGGATTTGCGCCGCAATTGA
- a CDS encoding CoA transferase subunit A, which translates to MAGFDKRVSSYEEALEGLKDGMTVIAGGFGLCGIPENLIAEIKRKGIRDLTVVSNNCGVDGFGLGVLLEDRQIRKVIASYVGENALFEKQLLSGEIEVVLTPQGTLAEKMRAGGAGIPAFFTATGVGTPVAEGKEVREFHGRQYLMEESITGDFAIVKGWKADHFGNVVYRHTAQNFNPLAATAGKITVVEVEEIVEPGELDPTQIHTPGIYVDRVICGTFEKRIEQRTVRK; encoded by the coding sequence ATGGCAGGTTTCGACAAACGCGTGAGTTCTTATGAAGAAGCGCTGGAAGGCTTGAAAGACGGCATGACCGTCATCGCTGGCGGCTTCGGCCTCTGCGGTATCCCGGAGAATCTGATCGCCGAGATCAAGCGCAAAGGCATCCGCGACCTCACGGTGGTGTCCAATAACTGCGGCGTCGACGGCTTCGGCCTTGGTGTACTGCTGGAGGATCGGCAGATCCGCAAAGTTATCGCCTCCTACGTCGGCGAAAACGCCCTCTTCGAGAAGCAACTGCTGAGCGGTGAAATCGAAGTCGTGCTCACCCCCCAAGGCACCCTCGCCGAAAAAATGCGCGCCGGTGGCGCTGGCATCCCGGCGTTCTTCACCGCCACGGGCGTCGGCACGCCGGTGGCCGAAGGCAAGGAAGTGCGTGAATTCCATGGCCGGCAGTACCTGATGGAAGAATCCATCACCGGCGACTTCGCCATCGTCAAGGGCTGGAAAGCCGACCATTTCGGCAACGTGGTCTATCGCCACACCGCCCAGAACTTCAATCCGCTGGCCGCCACGGCGGGCAAGATCACCGTGGTGGAAGTCGAAGAAATCGTCGAACCCGGCGAGCTGGACCCGACGCAGATCCACACCCCTGGCATCTACGTCGACCGGGTCATTTGCGGCACGTTCGAAAAGCGCATCGAACAGCGCACCGTGCGTAAGTGA
- a CDS encoding CoA transferase subunit B, giving the protein MALSREQMAQRVAREMQDGYYVNLGIGIPTLVANYIPEGMEVMLQSENGLLGMGAFPTEAEVDADMINAGKQTVTARIGASIFSSAESFAMIRGGHIDLTVLGAFEVDVEGNIASWMIPGKLVKGMGGAMDLVAGAENIIVTMTHASKDGESKLLPRCSLPLTGAGCIKRVLTDLAYLEIQDGAFILKERAPGVSVEEIVAKTAGKLIVPDHVPEMQFAAQ; this is encoded by the coding sequence ATGGCACTTTCCCGCGAACAAATGGCTCAACGCGTCGCCCGCGAAATGCAGGACGGCTACTACGTGAACCTGGGCATCGGCATTCCGACCCTGGTCGCCAACTACATCCCCGAAGGCATGGAAGTCATGCTGCAATCGGAGAACGGCTTGCTCGGCATGGGCGCATTCCCCACCGAAGCCGAAGTCGATGCCGACATGATCAACGCCGGCAAACAGACCGTCACCGCGCGCATCGGCGCCTCGATCTTCTCCTCGGCCGAATCGTTTGCCATGATCCGCGGCGGCCACATCGACCTGACCGTACTCGGCGCGTTCGAGGTGGACGTCGAAGGTAACATTGCCTCGTGGATGATCCCTGGCAAGTTGGTCAAGGGCATGGGCGGCGCGATGGACCTGGTGGCCGGTGCCGAGAACATCATCGTCACCATGACCCATGCGTCCAAGGACGGCGAGTCGAAACTGCTGCCGCGTTGCAGCCTGCCGCTGACCGGAGCTGGTTGCATCAAGCGGGTATTGACCGACCTGGCCTACCTGGAAATCCAGGACGGCGCCTTCATCCTGAAAGAACGGGCCCCGGGCGTCAGCGTCGAGGAAATCGTCGCCAAGACCGCCGGCAAGTTGATCGTGCCGGACCACGTGCCTGAAATGCAGTTCGCTGCCCAGTGA
- a CDS encoding acetyl-CoA C-acetyltransferase: MQEVVIVAATRTAIGSFQGALASIPAPELGAAVIRRLLEQTGLTGEQVDEVILGQVLTAGSGQNPARQASILAGLPHAVPALTLNKVCGSGLKALHLGAQAIRCGDAEVIIAGGMENMSLAPYVLPAARTGLRMGHAKMIDSMITDGLWDAFNDYHMGITAENLVDKYGISREEQDAFAAASQQKAVAATEGGRFADEITPILIPQRKGDPVAFSTDEQPRAGTTAESLGKLKPAFKKDGSVTAGNASSLNDGAAAVVLMSAEKAKALGLPVLAKISAYANAGVDPAIMGIGPVSATRRCLDKAGWSLDQLDLIEANEAFAAQSLAVARELKWDMDKVNVNGGAIALGHPIGASGCRVLVSLLHEMIKRDAKKGLATLCIGGGQGVALALERG, translated from the coding sequence ATGCAAGAAGTCGTAATTGTCGCCGCCACCCGTACGGCCATTGGCAGTTTCCAGGGTGCGTTGGCTTCCATTCCCGCACCGGAGCTCGGTGCCGCGGTGATTCGGCGCCTGCTGGAGCAAACCGGCCTGACCGGTGAGCAGGTCGATGAAGTGATTCTCGGCCAGGTGCTGACCGCAGGCTCCGGGCAAAACCCGGCGCGCCAGGCGTCGATTCTCGCCGGCCTGCCCCATGCGGTGCCGGCGCTGACCCTGAACAAGGTCTGCGGTTCGGGCCTCAAGGCGTTGCACCTGGGCGCCCAGGCGATCCGCTGTGGCGATGCCGAGGTGATCATTGCTGGCGGCATGGAAAACATGAGCCTGGCCCCGTACGTGCTGCCGGCCGCCCGCACCGGCCTGCGCATGGGCCACGCGAAGATGATCGACAGCATGATCACCGACGGCCTGTGGGATGCCTTCAACGACTACCACATGGGCATCACCGCCGAGAACCTGGTGGACAAGTACGGCATCAGCCGCGAAGAGCAGGACGCCTTTGCCGCCGCGTCCCAGCAGAAAGCCGTCGCCGCCACCGAGGGCGGTCGGTTCGCCGATGAGATCACGCCGATCCTGATCCCCCAGCGCAAAGGCGATCCCGTGGCCTTCTCCACCGACGAGCAACCGCGCGCCGGCACCACCGCCGAATCCCTGGGCAAGCTCAAGCCGGCCTTCAAGAAGGACGGTAGCGTCACCGCTGGCAATGCTTCGTCGCTCAATGACGGTGCTGCTGCCGTTGTGCTGATGAGTGCCGAAAAAGCCAAGGCCCTGGGCCTGCCCGTACTGGCAAAAATCAGTGCCTATGCCAACGCTGGCGTTGATCCGGCGATCATGGGCATCGGTCCGGTCTCGGCCACCCGTCGCTGCCTGGACAAGGCCGGCTGGTCGCTGGATCAGTTGGACCTGATCGAGGCCAACGAAGCCTTCGCCGCCCAGTCACTGGCCGTGGCCCGGGAACTGAAATGGGACATGGACAAAGTCAACGTCAACGGCGGCGCCATCGCCCTGGGTCACCCCATCGGTGCGTCGGGCTGTCGGGTACTGGTGTCGCTGCTGCATGAAATGATCAAGCGCGACGCCAAGAAAGGCCTCGCGACCTTGTGCATCGGCGGCGGCCAGGGCGTGGCCTTGGCGCTGGAACGCGGGTAA
- a CDS encoding FadR/GntR family transcriptional regulator codes for MQQDTAAPARKRTHNLAHDLVAKLSQSILLGQLKPGEKLPSEGAIVREHGVSRTVVREAISKLQASGLVETRHGIGTFVLEQTGEPGLRLNVDTAAGVRGILELRLGLETQAAALAAQRRSERQLQQMRQALDDYQRLSSNNDSCVEADRRFHLLIAEATDNTCFVEIMQHLGSAMIPRTRVNVAERGQADLGKLAQLANLEHEAIFNAIKRQDPDAARAAMWLHLTNSRDRFGART; via the coding sequence ATGCAGCAAGACACCGCAGCGCCCGCGCGCAAGCGTACCCATAACCTGGCCCATGACTTGGTGGCAAAGCTGAGCCAGAGCATCTTGTTGGGGCAGTTGAAGCCAGGAGAGAAGCTGCCTTCCGAAGGGGCCATCGTGCGGGAGCATGGGGTCAGCCGTACGGTGGTGCGCGAGGCGATTTCCAAGTTGCAAGCCTCAGGGCTGGTGGAAACCCGCCACGGCATCGGCACCTTCGTGCTGGAGCAGACCGGCGAGCCGGGGCTGCGCCTCAATGTCGACACCGCAGCGGGTGTGCGGGGCATCCTGGAGTTGCGCCTGGGCCTGGAAACCCAGGCTGCCGCCTTGGCCGCCCAGCGCCGTAGCGAACGCCAGCTGCAGCAGATGCGTCAGGCGCTGGATGACTATCAGCGCTTGTCCAGCAACAACGACAGCTGCGTCGAAGCCGACCGGCGTTTCCATCTGCTGATCGCCGAAGCCACGGACAACACCTGCTTCGTCGAAATCATGCAGCACCTGGGCAGCGCGATGATTCCCAGGACCCGGGTCAACGTGGCCGAGCGCGGCCAGGCAGACCTCGGCAAGCTGGCGCAGTTGGCCAATCTCGAGCACGAGGCGATCTTCAACGCCATCAAGCGCCAGGACCCCGACGCCGCCCGCGCCGCCATGTGGCTGCACCTGACCAACAGCCGTGATCGGTTTGGTGCGCGAACCTGA
- the gudD gene encoding glucarate dehydratase, with protein MQTQESSKAPIITSMQIVPVAGHDGMLLNLSGAHGPFFTRNIVILKDNAGHTGVGEVPGGERIRQTLEDARSLVVGSPIGTYQKILNTVRHAFADRDAGGRGLQTFDLRITIHAVTGLEAALLDLLGQHLDVPVAALLGEGQQRDEVKMLGYLFYVGDRQQTDLPYRSEPDADNDWFRVRHEKALDADAVVRLAEAAHSRYGFQDFKLKGGVLQGDAELEAVTALAERFPQARITLDPNGAWSLKEAIRLCRDQHKVLAYAEDPCGAENGYSGREVMAEFRRATGLKTATNMIATDWREMGHAITLQSVDIPLADPHFWTMQGSVRVAQMCNEWGLTWGSHSNNHFDISLAMFTHVAAAAPGDITAIDTHWIWQDGQRLTKAPLQIQGGCVQVPKKPGLGIELDTDQLAKAHELYKGMGLGARDDAVAMQFLIPGWTFNNKQPCLVR; from the coding sequence ATGCAGACCCAAGAATCCAGCAAAGCCCCGATCATCACCAGCATGCAGATCGTGCCAGTGGCCGGCCATGACGGCATGCTGCTGAACCTCAGCGGCGCCCATGGCCCGTTCTTCACCCGCAACATCGTCATCCTCAAGGACAACGCCGGCCACACCGGCGTGGGTGAAGTCCCCGGTGGCGAGCGCATTCGCCAGACCCTCGAAGACGCCCGCTCGCTGGTGGTCGGCAGTCCCATCGGCACGTACCAGAAGATCCTCAACACGGTGCGCCACGCGTTCGCCGACCGCGATGCCGGTGGCCGTGGCCTGCAGACCTTCGACCTGCGCATCACCATCCACGCGGTGACCGGTCTGGAAGCGGCGTTGTTGGACCTGCTCGGCCAACACCTGGACGTACCGGTCGCGGCCCTGCTTGGCGAAGGCCAGCAGCGTGATGAAGTGAAAATGCTCGGCTATCTGTTTTATGTCGGCGACCGCCAACAGACCGACCTGCCCTACCGCAGCGAGCCGGACGCTGACAACGACTGGTTCCGCGTACGCCACGAAAAGGCCCTGGACGCCGACGCCGTGGTGCGCCTGGCCGAAGCCGCCCATTCGCGCTACGGCTTCCAGGATTTCAAGCTCAAGGGCGGCGTGCTCCAGGGCGACGCAGAGCTCGAAGCGGTCACCGCCCTGGCCGAGCGCTTTCCCCAAGCCCGCATCACCCTGGACCCGAACGGTGCCTGGTCATTGAAGGAAGCCATCCGTCTGTGCCGCGACCAGCACAAGGTGCTGGCCTATGCCGAAGACCCTTGCGGCGCCGAGAACGGCTATTCCGGTCGAGAGGTGATGGCTGAATTCCGTCGCGCCACGGGCCTGAAGACCGCCACCAACATGATCGCCACCGACTGGCGCGAGATGGGTCACGCCATCACTTTGCAGTCGGTGGACATTCCGTTGGCCGATCCGCATTTCTGGACCATGCAGGGTTCCGTGCGGGTGGCGCAGATGTGCAATGAATGGGGACTGACCTGGGGCTCGCACTCCAACAACCACTTCGACATTTCCCTGGCGATGTTCACCCACGTGGCCGCTGCGGCACCGGGCGATATCACGGCGATCGACACTCACTGGATCTGGCAGGACGGCCAACGGCTGACCAAGGCGCCGCTGCAGATCCAGGGCGGCTGCGTGCAGGTGCCGAAAAAACCGGGCTTGGGGATTGAGCTGGACACGGATCAGTTGGCCAAGGCCCATGAGTTGTACAAGGGCATGGGCTTGGGCGCGCGGGATGATGCGGTGGCGATGCAGTTCCTGATTCCGGGGTGGACGTTCAACAACAAGCAGCCGTGCCTCGTCCGCTGA